A genomic window from Planococcus rifietoensis includes:
- the yihA gene encoding ribosome biogenesis GTP-binding protein YihA/YsxC has translation MKVHNVELVISAVRPAQYPETELPEFALAGRSNVGKSSFINKLIGRKSMARISSKPGKTQTLNFYKIEEDLFFVDVPGYGYAKVSKSEREAWGKMIETYITSREQLRAVVQIVDLRHPPSKDDQMMYDFMKHYNIPCIIIATKADKIPKGKWDKHKKIVREGLDMEKGDPLIVFSSETGLGQEAAWQEIEKRM, from the coding sequence ATGAAGGTCCATAACGTAGAACTGGTGATTAGCGCGGTTCGTCCAGCGCAATACCCCGAAACCGAGCTTCCCGAGTTTGCACTCGCCGGACGCTCGAACGTCGGAAAATCGTCTTTTATCAATAAACTGATTGGCCGCAAAAGCATGGCTCGTATTTCGTCCAAACCTGGCAAAACGCAAACTTTGAACTTTTACAAGATCGAAGAAGACTTATTTTTCGTCGACGTTCCAGGTTACGGGTACGCAAAAGTATCCAAAAGCGAACGTGAAGCATGGGGCAAGATGATCGAGACCTATATTACAAGCCGCGAGCAATTGCGTGCAGTGGTTCAAATCGTCGATCTGCGCCATCCGCCGAGCAAAGATGACCAAATGATGTATGATTTCATGAAACATTACAACATCCCGTGCATCATCATCGCGACAAAAGCCGACAAGATCCCGAAAGGCAAATGGGACAAGCATAAGAAAATCGTCCGTGAAGGGCTTGACATGGAGAAAGGCGATCCATTAATCGTCTTTTCTTCCGAAACTGGGCTCGGGCAAGAAGCCGCCTGGCAGGAAATCGAAAAACGCATGTAA